In Candidatus Promineifilum breve, one genomic interval encodes:
- a CDS encoding GyrI-like domain-containing protein: protein MEKLDLRKQYKYLYSPSAKKVEVVDVPPLQFAMIDGIIPAGEGPGESSDFSQALNALYGISYTLKFMFKKRATDPIDYPVMALEALWTTASGEFVFGRREAWLYTAMIMQPAIITPEVFAQGLAKARQRKAEPGFDRLRLEQFHEGPSIQVMHIGPYANEPETLARMDAYAAEHGLQFHGRHHEIYMGDPRRAAPERLKTILRHPIVRP from the coding sequence ATGGAAAAGCTCGATCTTCGCAAGCAGTATAAGTATCTCTATAGCCCATCGGCCAAAAAGGTCGAAGTGGTTGACGTGCCGCCGCTGCAATTCGCCATGATCGACGGCATCATCCCCGCCGGCGAGGGGCCGGGGGAGTCGTCCGACTTCAGTCAGGCGCTCAACGCCCTCTATGGCATCAGCTACACTCTCAAGTTCATGTTCAAGAAGCGCGCTACCGACCCCATCGACTACCCGGTGATGGCCCTCGAAGCGCTGTGGACGACGGCGTCGGGCGAATTCGTCTTCGGCCGGCGCGAGGCGTGGCTCTACACGGCGATGATTATGCAGCCGGCCATCATCACGCCGGAGGTCTTCGCCCAGGGCTTGGCAAAAGCGCGCCAACGCAAGGCCGAGCCGGGCTTTGATCGGCTGCGGCTGGAGCAGTTCCACGAGGGGCCGAGTATCCAAGTCATGCACATCGGCCCTTACGCCAACGAGCCGGAAACGCTGGCCCGCATGGACGCCTATGCCGCCGAGCATGGCCTGCAATTCCACGGCCGCCACCATGAAATCTACATGGGCGACCCGCGCCGCGC
- a CDS encoding SDR family oxidoreductase: MNNQLRFDGRVAVITGAGGGLGRAYALLLAARGVAVVVNDLGGSRHGEGAATSAADRVVEEIEAAGGEAVASYDSVEDGGRIIQTALDHFGRIDIVINNAGILRDTSFHKMTADDWERIYRVHLYGGFQVTHAAWPHLRDQGYGRIVMTSSAAGLYGNFGQANYGAAKLGLLGLANSLAVEGQKRNVLVNTIAPLAGSRLTETILPPDMVAALKPEYVAPLVAYLCHESNSDTGQVFEVGAGWAARLRWQRGRGAFLPLAEALTPEAVADQWTTIQNFDDPTYPETPLDSFAPVVENLQGGRGAGGQGRMGAGETENAGESNLPRSPAPLPPRAASGDISDAIGHEFEPKTLTYGEKDLSLYALSVGAAVDPLDASELPFVYELNSSFRALPTFGVAFPFSLLWQITDVPGLKFNPALLLHGEQYLSLPRPLPTAATVTNTARIANIYDKGSGALVLLDVHTADESGQEIAYNQVSLFIRGLGGFGGERGPSATWALPDRAPDAVHHDRTNANQALLYRLSSGDRNPLHADPAFAAVGGFDRPILHGLCTFGFAGRAVLRHFAGNDPARFRSIRARFTRHVFPGETLVTTMWAVGTDGAFAADGADGQRVLFQCKAAERDEIVLSGGVVELT, encoded by the coding sequence ATGAACAATCAACTACGTTTCGACGGCCGCGTGGCCGTGATCACCGGGGCGGGCGGTGGGCTGGGCCGGGCCTATGCCCTGCTGCTGGCGGCGCGGGGGGTGGCCGTGGTCGTCAACGATCTGGGCGGCAGCCGGCACGGCGAAGGCGCGGCCACGTCGGCCGCCGACCGTGTGGTCGAGGAGATTGAGGCCGCCGGCGGCGAGGCCGTCGCCAGCTACGACTCGGTCGAGGACGGCGGGCGCATCATCCAGACCGCGCTCGATCACTTCGGCCGCATCGACATCGTCATCAACAACGCCGGCATCCTGCGCGACACCAGCTTCCACAAGATGACCGCCGACGATTGGGAGCGCATCTACCGCGTTCACCTCTACGGCGGCTTCCAGGTGACCCACGCCGCCTGGCCCCACCTGCGCGATCAGGGGTATGGGCGCATCGTGATGACCAGTTCGGCCGCCGGCCTCTATGGCAACTTCGGTCAGGCCAACTACGGCGCGGCCAAGCTCGGCTTGCTGGGGCTGGCTAACTCACTGGCCGTGGAGGGCCAAAAGCGCAACGTCCTGGTCAACACCATCGCCCCGCTGGCCGGGTCGCGCCTGACGGAGACCATCCTGCCGCCCGACATGGTGGCCGCGTTGAAGCCGGAGTACGTCGCCCCGCTGGTGGCCTATCTGTGCCACGAGAGCAACAGCGACACCGGGCAGGTGTTCGAGGTCGGCGCGGGCTGGGCGGCGCGGCTGCGCTGGCAGCGCGGCCGGGGCGCGTTCCTGCCGCTGGCCGAGGCGCTGACGCCGGAAGCGGTCGCCGACCAGTGGACGACGATCCAAAACTTCGACGATCCCACTTACCCGGAGACGCCGCTGGATTCGTTCGCGCCGGTGGTGGAGAATTTGCAGGGGGGCAGGGGAGCAGGGGGGCAGGGGAGAATGGGAGCAGGGGAGACAGAGAACGCTGGAGAATCAAATCTCCCCCGCTCCCCTGCTCCCCTGCCCCCCCGCGCCGCCTCCGGCGATATATCAGACGCCATCGGCCACGAATTCGAGCCGAAAACGCTGACCTATGGCGAGAAAGACCTCAGCCTTTATGCCCTGTCGGTGGGGGCGGCGGTCGACCCGCTGGACGCCAGCGAATTGCCGTTCGTCTATGAGTTGAACAGCAGCTTCCGGGCGCTGCCGACGTTCGGCGTCGCCTTTCCCTTCTCGCTGCTGTGGCAAATCACCGACGTGCCGGGGCTGAAGTTTAACCCGGCGCTGCTGTTGCACGGCGAGCAATACCTGTCGTTGCCCCGGCCGCTGCCCACGGCGGCCACCGTCACCAACACGGCCCGCATCGCCAACATCTACGACAAGGGGTCGGGGGCGCTGGTGCTGCTCGACGTGCATACCGCCGACGAGAGCGGCCAGGAAATCGCCTACAATCAGGTGTCGCTGTTCATCCGCGGCCTGGGCGGCTTCGGCGGCGAGCGCGGGCCATCGGCCACCTGGGCCTTGCCCGACCGCGCCCCCGACGCCGTCCACCACGACCGCACCAACGCCAACCAGGCCCTGCTCTATCGCCTGTCGTCGGGCGACCGCAACCCGCTGCACGCCGACCCGGCCTTTGCCGCCGTCGGTGGCTTCGACCGGCCGATCCTGCATGGCCTCTGTACGTTCGGCTTTGCCGGGCGGGCCGTGCTGCGCCACTTCGCCGGCAACGACCCGGCGCGCTTCAGGAGTATCCGCGCCCGCTTCACCCGCCACGTCTTCCCCGGCGAGACGCTGGTTACGACTATGTGGGCCGTCGGGACTGACGGGGCCTTCGCAGCCGACGGGGCCGACGGGCAGCGTGTGCTCTTTCAATGTAAGGCCGCCGAGCGCGACGAGATCGTCCTGTCGGGCGGCGTGGTCGAATTGACGTGA
- a CDS encoding nucleotide pyrophosphohydrolase, whose protein sequence is MEVTLRDAQGRVDEWIHTVGVRYYSELTNLALLVEEVGEVARLLSRLYGDQSFKPSDEGRALADEFADVLFVLICLANQTGVDLTAAFEATMIKKTDRDRERHANNPKLVQGSRGEREQG, encoded by the coding sequence ATGGAAGTGACCTTACGCGACGCGCAGGGGCGGGTGGATGAGTGGATTCACACCGTCGGCGTGCGCTACTACTCCGAGCTAACCAACCTGGCCCTGCTGGTCGAGGAAGTGGGCGAGGTGGCCCGGCTGCTGTCGCGGCTGTATGGCGACCAGAGCTTCAAGCCGTCGGACGAGGGGCGCGCGCTGGCCGACGAATTCGCCGACGTGCTGTTTGTGCTCATCTGCCTGGCGAACCAGACCGGCGTTGACCTGACGGCCGCCTTCGAGGCGACCATGATCAAGAAGACCGACCGCGACCGCGAGCGGCACGCGAATAATCCCAAGCTGGTGCAGGGGAGCAGGGGAGAAAGGGAGCAGGGGTGA
- a CDS encoding DUF4432 family protein — protein sequence MTGSARSYGRPRNHGCRISDSWTFDGLRTIVLENTLLRVVVLVDKGSDIVEFRYKPHDLDFLHLAPGGIRNPARDVVPAAGDSPYLDYFSGGWNEILPNGGPSVTYQGADLGQHGEISLLPWSYAILEDNPDQVAVRLWVRAIRTPFFVEKTLSMVPGTAALFIDERVLNEGGEPLDFMWGHHIAFGRPFLDEGVVIDAPARTIESQGEWPNYGPRRFKPASTGQWPNIASPAGPAEDAGIVPPFGAMPAQEMAYLSGLEDGWYAITNPTRRVGFGIRFDPSVFRYIWYWQQMGNVASGFPWWRRLHTQALEPWSSYPSDGLAEAIRNGTALRLGAEEELRTSLCAVAYEGNPGITGIDPDGTIARD from the coding sequence GTGACCGGCAGCGCGCGCAGCTATGGGCGGCCGCGCAATCACGGCTGCCGCATCTCCGATAGCTGGACGTTTGACGGCCTGCGCACGATCGTGTTGGAGAATACGCTTCTGCGCGTGGTCGTGCTCGTCGACAAGGGCAGCGACATTGTCGAGTTTCGCTACAAGCCGCATGATCTTGACTTCCTGCATCTTGCTCCCGGCGGCATCCGCAATCCGGCCCGCGACGTGGTTCCGGCGGCCGGCGATTCGCCTTACCTGGACTATTTCAGCGGCGGCTGGAACGAGATACTCCCCAACGGCGGGCCTTCGGTCACCTATCAGGGCGCGGATTTGGGACAACATGGTGAAATCAGCCTGCTGCCCTGGTCCTATGCCATCCTGGAGGACAATCCGGACCAGGTAGCGGTGCGGCTTTGGGTTCGAGCCATACGCACACCGTTTTTTGTGGAGAAAACCTTGTCGATGGTTCCCGGCACGGCCGCCCTGTTCATTGACGAACGTGTTCTCAATGAAGGCGGTGAGCCATTGGATTTCATGTGGGGTCATCATATCGCCTTCGGCCGCCCTTTTCTGGATGAGGGCGTCGTCATAGACGCCCCGGCCAGGACGATTGAATCCCAGGGAGAGTGGCCCAATTACGGGCCGCGCCGCTTCAAGCCGGCGTCTACCGGGCAATGGCCGAATATCGCGTCGCCGGCTGGCCCGGCGGAGGATGCCGGCATTGTGCCGCCATTTGGGGCAATGCCGGCCCAGGAAATGGCTTATCTCAGCGGGTTGGAAGATGGTTGGTACGCGATTACCAACCCCACCAGACGCGTGGGGTTCGGCATTCGCTTTGACCCCTCTGTCTTCCGGTACATATGGTACTGGCAGCAGATGGGCAATGTCGCCTCCGGCTTCCCCTGGTGGCGTCGGCTGCACACTCAGGCGCTTGAACCCTGGTCAAGCTACCCGTCCGATGGCTTAGCGGAAGCCATCAGGAACGGCACCGCGCTCCGGCTTGGGGCTGAGGAAGAACTGCGGACGTCGCTGTGTGCGGTGGCGTATGAAGGCAATCCGGGGATTACCGGTATTGACCCTGACGGAACCATTGCGCGTGACTAA
- a CDS encoding SDR family NAD(P)-dependent oxidoreductase — MKLDGKKAIVTGGAAGIGRSIALAFADEGADVVIADVQTQKAKAVADLIRGKGRNATVITCDVGDSQGVAEMVQAAFTTLGGLDILVNNASVISSGVFWEVDDESWNRIIRTNLSSVFYCTRAAARLMIAQATGGAIVNLSSIHATLSEPNAGPYTASKGGVEAMSRTMATELAPYRIRVNCLAPGATYSELTTPMYTEAVKAALFQRVPMKEIAQPEWIASGAVFLASDDSRYMTGQVLTIDGGYTMDGSLPGAEYWTE; from the coding sequence ATGAAACTGGATGGTAAAAAGGCAATTGTAACGGGTGGCGCGGCCGGGATCGGCCGCAGCATTGCGCTGGCCTTTGCCGATGAGGGCGCTGATGTTGTCATCGCCGATGTACAGACCCAGAAGGCGAAGGCCGTCGCTGACCTGATCCGGGGCAAAGGCCGGAACGCCACTGTCATTACCTGCGATGTCGGCGACTCGCAAGGTGTCGCTGAGATGGTGCAGGCCGCGTTCACGACCCTGGGCGGGCTGGATATCCTGGTCAACAATGCCAGTGTCATTTCGTCGGGCGTGTTTTGGGAAGTGGACGACGAATCTTGGAACCGGATCATTCGGACGAATTTGTCGTCGGTTTTCTACTGTACCCGCGCGGCGGCGCGTTTGATGATCGCCCAGGCCACGGGCGGCGCGATAGTTAACCTGTCGTCCATTCACGCTACGCTCTCCGAGCCCAACGCCGGACCTTATACCGCGTCCAAAGGTGGCGTTGAAGCCATGTCGCGGACGATGGCTACCGAGCTGGCGCCCTATCGCATTCGCGTCAACTGTCTCGCTCCTGGCGCAACCTACAGCGAGCTAACGACGCCCATGTACACGGAGGCAGTCAAGGCGGCGCTTTTCCAACGCGTACCCATGAAAGAGATAGCGCAGCCGGAATGGATAGCTTCCGGGGCGGTGTTTCTGGCCTCCGACGACTCGCGCTATATGACCGGGCAGGTATTGACCATCGATGGCGGCTATACGATGGACGGCAGTCTGCCCGGCGCGGAGTACTGGACCGAGTGA